One window of Paenibacillus sp. FSL K6-3182 genomic DNA carries:
- a CDS encoding GTP pyrophosphokinase family protein, with protein MDGRDWNLFLQPYEQAVEELKVKFKTMRVELKIREAYAPIEFVTGRVKRISSILEKAKRLKVPSDQLDTGIEDIAGIRIMCQFVDDIHRVAGLIRTRKDLSLVYEKDYITNFKDSGYRSYHMIVEYPVQTALGYKIVLAEIQIRTLAMNFWATIEHSLNYKFKESLPEDVRERLKKAAEAASQLDTEMTSIRKEILDAQTEFEEQSNVVSKVLKGIQDLYFYNRVREAAQFQMKFNEKFEKEDYHELNQLSLDIQTAIGKAKKANQS; from the coding sequence ATGGACGGTAGAGACTGGAATCTTTTTTTACAGCCTTATGAACAAGCGGTTGAAGAACTTAAAGTGAAATTTAAAACGATGCGGGTCGAACTGAAGATACGAGAAGCTTACGCGCCGATAGAATTCGTCACCGGCCGGGTTAAGCGAATTTCTAGTATTTTGGAAAAGGCCAAGCGTCTCAAAGTCCCCTCGGATCAATTGGATACGGGTATAGAGGACATTGCAGGTATTCGCATTATGTGCCAGTTTGTGGATGATATTCACCGAGTAGCTGGCTTGATTCGTACACGTAAAGATCTTTCCCTTGTATATGAGAAGGATTATATTACGAATTTCAAAGACAGCGGCTACCGAAGCTACCATATGATTGTAGAATATCCGGTTCAAACAGCACTAGGTTACAAGATCGTGTTGGCTGAAATTCAAATACGGACGTTAGCGATGAATTTTTGGGCGACAATCGAGCATTCATTAAACTACAAGTTTAAAGAAAGCTTGCCTGAGGATGTGCGTGAGCGGTTGAAGAAAGCGGCTGAAGCCGCATCGCAGCTGGATACAGAGATGACCAGCATACGCAAAGAGATTTTGGATGCGCAGACCGAGTTCGAGGAGCAGTCCAACGTGGTCTCGAAGGTGCTTAAAGGCATACAAGATTTATATTTTTATAATCGGGTTCGAGAAGCTGCTCAATTTCAAATGAAATTTAACGAGAAATTTGAAAAAGAGGACTATCATGAGCTTAATCAGCTTTCGCTAGATATTCAAACGGCTATTGGGAAAGCTAAGAAAGCAAACCAAAGCTAG
- a CDS encoding quinone-dependent dihydroorotate dehydrogenase: MIYSSILKPIFFRMDPERAHHLVIDGLAAGGVVPGLNGLMNAMYGVAKSPELATELFGLQFPHPVGLAAGLDKNGKAADGFSSIGFGFAEVGTVTPKGQAGNEQPRLFRLPSDEALINRMGFNNDGTAAMAEKLSRRKINRIPIAVNIGKNKITPNELAHEDYQTCIRELYTYGDFFVVNISSPNTPDLRDLQHGEELRNLLAAVKKEINTQAAKTGAKAKPVLVKIAPDMTDEQLELTVATIMESGVSGIIATNTTLSRQGLQHSNAGEAGGLSGKPLRDRSTEVIRAVYRQTGGKLPIIGSGGIFTAQDAYDKIRAGASLVEIYTALIYKGPGVLRELTSGLKECLRKDGYRNIAEAVGADHV, from the coding sequence TTGATTTATTCTTCAATTTTAAAACCTATTTTTTTTCGAATGGATCCTGAGAGGGCCCATCATCTTGTGATTGACGGCTTAGCAGCCGGCGGTGTAGTTCCAGGACTGAATGGTCTGATGAATGCGATGTATGGCGTAGCAAAGTCGCCTGAGCTTGCTACAGAACTATTCGGACTGCAATTCCCGCACCCTGTCGGACTTGCTGCTGGACTTGATAAGAACGGCAAAGCCGCGGACGGTTTCTCGAGCATAGGTTTTGGTTTTGCTGAGGTAGGAACGGTAACGCCAAAAGGACAAGCCGGCAATGAGCAGCCGCGATTGTTCCGCCTCCCATCAGACGAAGCGCTTATTAATCGGATGGGCTTTAACAATGATGGCACAGCGGCAATGGCAGAAAAGCTGTCACGCCGCAAAATAAATAGAATCCCGATAGCGGTTAACATTGGCAAAAACAAGATAACGCCAAATGAACTTGCTCATGAGGACTATCAGACCTGCATACGCGAATTGTATACATACGGCGACTTTTTTGTCGTCAATATCAGCTCTCCGAACACCCCGGATTTGCGTGATTTGCAGCATGGTGAAGAACTGAGAAATTTGCTTGCCGCTGTAAAAAAGGAAATAAACACGCAAGCGGCGAAAACAGGAGCAAAAGCAAAGCCCGTTCTCGTCAAAATTGCGCCTGACATGACAGATGAACAGCTGGAGCTTACCGTTGCGACTATTATGGAAAGCGGAGTTTCAGGTATAATTGCAACAAACACAACATTATCGCGCCAAGGCCTTCAGCATTCGAATGCTGGCGAAGCGGGCGGGCTCAGCGGCAAGCCGCTGCGAGATCGTTCAACGGAGGTCATTCGGGCGGTATATCGCCAAACAGGAGGCAAGCTGCCCATTATTGGCTCGGGCGGCATTTTTACAGCACAAGACGCATACGATAAAATCCGCGCGGGAGCTTCACTTGTGGAAATCTACACGGCGCTTATTTATAAAGGGCCTGGAGTGCTGCGAGAGCTAACGAGTGGATTGAAGGAATGTTTACGCAAAGATGGCTACCGCAATATTGCCGAAGCAGTTGGTGCAGATCACGTTTAA
- a CDS encoding L,D-transpeptidase, protein MDSPEDIFYLKQFVKQHPDNQMGWYLLGKQYKLAGKEGKANYCFLQAGEVYDAFEHESHPLSENQLQLLKDWDLQQKKKRRARKLGALALLFLLVAVFAPASTSVFKERPEQPEPITLVEVNPIGVVFIPRKERNPVGSAWNSLIAAGKQAPLHTIAARLEEDEGWRKWTGNTRLLMSIEKENGSSKLDVTMYDRLTCECEPSEASSAAAQYKEWSVQQETHWTLASGIYQYEKKYKKWPEKLDDLIQPYPNNVLSGERSGMRSMFPAVLRKLKAEQAQKNRSIQEQEQAAGNQQQEESEKRTSPNVGTNGILDKQWSQPLEIVVDKASYRLAVIQGDIIVRSYKVGLGGDATPEGSFYISEKVRNPNGRDDGNFGSRGMTLSNTLYAIHGTDEPGSIGKDESLGCIRMGKADVEELFDMVPLGTVVKIKNGTLPSKVQQPAERFQLEPLQNETNPLKIYKWLT, encoded by the coding sequence ATGGACTCTCCGGAAGATATTTTTTATTTGAAGCAATTTGTAAAGCAGCACCCTGATAACCAAATGGGTTGGTATTTGTTAGGCAAGCAATATAAGCTCGCTGGCAAGGAGGGCAAAGCGAATTATTGCTTCCTGCAAGCTGGTGAAGTATACGATGCCTTCGAGCATGAAAGTCATCCGTTATCGGAAAATCAATTGCAGCTGCTTAAAGATTGGGATTTGCAGCAAAAGAAAAAAAGACGAGCTCGCAAATTAGGAGCATTAGCTCTATTGTTCCTGCTCGTTGCAGTGTTTGCTCCAGCTAGTACTTCCGTATTCAAGGAAAGGCCAGAGCAGCCCGAGCCTATAACCTTAGTTGAAGTGAACCCAATTGGCGTTGTGTTTATACCGCGTAAAGAACGAAATCCAGTCGGAAGCGCATGGAACAGCCTCATTGCAGCCGGCAAGCAAGCACCTCTTCATACCATTGCAGCTCGCCTTGAGGAAGATGAGGGCTGGCGGAAATGGACAGGGAACACTAGACTGCTCATGTCTATAGAAAAGGAAAACGGAAGCAGTAAGCTGGATGTAACGATGTATGACCGCCTTACCTGCGAGTGTGAGCCTTCTGAGGCGAGCTCGGCAGCAGCACAATATAAAGAATGGAGCGTGCAGCAAGAGACGCACTGGACGCTTGCAAGCGGCATCTATCAATATGAGAAAAAATATAAAAAGTGGCCGGAGAAGCTGGATGACCTTATTCAACCTTATCCGAACAATGTTCTTTCCGGGGAACGCAGCGGTATGCGCTCTATGTTTCCTGCTGTATTGCGAAAGCTGAAAGCCGAGCAAGCACAAAAAAACCGTTCAATCCAAGAACAAGAACAAGCAGCAGGAAATCAGCAGCAAGAGGAAAGCGAAAAAAGAACGAGTCCGAACGTAGGCACAAATGGAATTTTGGATAAACAGTGGAGCCAGCCGCTAGAGATCGTGGTAGATAAAGCGAGTTATCGACTTGCTGTTATTCAAGGGGATATCATTGTGCGCAGCTATAAGGTGGGCCTCGGAGGCGATGCAACACCTGAGGGAAGCTTCTACATAAGTGAAAAGGTTAGAAATCCGAATGGGCGTGACGATGGAAACTTCGGAAGCCGAGGAATGACATTATCGAATACGCTGTACGCGATTCATGGAACGGATGAACCCGGCAGTATTGGCAAGGACGAATCACTTGGCTGTATCCGGATGGGCAAAGCCGATGTGGAGGAGTTGTTTGATATGGTGCCGCTAGGAACGGTTGTCAAAATAAAAAATGGGACGCTTCCGTCTAAGGTGCAGCAGCCAGCAGAACGTTTTCAGCTGGAGCCGCTCCAAAACGAAACCAATCCCTTGAAAATCTATAAATGGTTGACGTAG
- a CDS encoding ferredoxin, with the protein MGKFTWVEKDTCIACGACGATAPDIYDYDDEGLAEVIYKADGNTGNTEIPEDLFDDLQDAADGCPTDSIKIADVPFNY; encoded by the coding sequence ATGGGTAAGTTTACTTGGGTTGAAAAAGATACGTGCATCGCTTGTGGAGCTTGCGGAGCGACTGCTCCTGACATTTATGATTATGATGACGAAGGTCTTGCAGAAGTTATTTATAAAGCTGACGGTAATACAGGCAACACTGAAATTCCTGAAGATTTGTTCGATGATTTGCAGGATGCAGCTGACGGCTGTCCGACAGATTCAATCAAAATTGCAGACGTTCCTTTTAATTACTAA
- a CDS encoding DNA polymerase IV: MTNTNEFYPAKGRVIIHLDMNAFYCSVHEAEEPEKYKDKPTAVSGSVEQRKGILVTCSYAARSRGIKTGMTVRQALTLCPELILIKPDFSLYRKYSHGFMAIARQYTPLVESVSIDECYMDITGSKMFGSPLDIAASLQQRIKSEWSLPCSIGLAPNKLLAKMASDMKKPNGLTVLRIRDVQKVLWDKPCDHLFGIGKKTADKLSKLNIRTIGQLAASDETMLNKHFGVVGSWMKSAAHGLDYSEVNPNRERNKSIGHTTTLPNDITSRDDVFRVLLNLADQTGRRLRRQKMVATTVQITIRKPDMTTIARSHTLAAPTESSEDFYREACKLYDRHWKEGEPIRLLGITLQNLTLLAETALQLDLFSYEKQPRKEALTKAMDQLRDKYGEDAVLTAGMLGDDPSTLIRNKRIRGTSLQKDDSLLYIDE; the protein is encoded by the coding sequence ATGACGAATACGAATGAGTTCTATCCGGCTAAGGGCCGAGTAATCATTCATTTAGATATGAATGCTTTTTATTGTTCCGTACATGAGGCTGAAGAGCCGGAGAAATATAAGGACAAACCAACTGCAGTGTCCGGCAGCGTTGAGCAGCGAAAGGGTATCCTCGTCACTTGTTCTTATGCAGCACGGAGCAGAGGGATAAAGACGGGAATGACAGTCAGACAGGCACTAACACTTTGTCCTGAGCTTATATTAATCAAACCGGACTTTTCATTATACCGCAAATATTCACATGGCTTTATGGCAATCGCTAGACAATATACGCCGCTCGTTGAGTCTGTATCGATTGACGAATGTTATATGGACATTACCGGTTCGAAAATGTTCGGCTCGCCGCTTGATATTGCGGCCTCGCTGCAGCAGCGGATCAAGTCTGAGTGGTCTCTTCCTTGTTCAATTGGTTTAGCTCCAAATAAGCTGCTTGCAAAGATGGCATCCGACATGAAAAAACCAAACGGGCTGACTGTGCTGCGGATTCGTGATGTGCAAAAGGTGCTTTGGGATAAGCCGTGCGATCATTTGTTTGGCATCGGCAAAAAAACGGCTGATAAGCTAAGCAAGCTGAATATTCGGACGATTGGCCAGTTGGCGGCATCGGATGAAACGATGCTGAATAAGCATTTTGGCGTAGTTGGCTCTTGGATGAAATCAGCTGCCCATGGACTTGATTATTCTGAAGTTAACCCAAATCGGGAACGGAACAAATCGATCGGTCATACGACCACTCTTCCGAACGATATTACTTCGCGGGACGACGTTTTCCGGGTGCTGCTTAATTTGGCGGATCAGACAGGTCGCAGGCTGCGAAGGCAGAAGATGGTCGCAACCACGGTTCAAATCACAATTCGCAAGCCGGATATGACGACGATTGCCCGCTCCCACACCCTTGCAGCACCTACGGAATCGAGTGAAGATTTCTATAGGGAGGCTTGCAAGCTATATGACCGGCATTGGAAGGAAGGCGAACCGATTCGGCTGCTTGGCATAACGCTCCAGAACCTCACTTTGCTTGCCGAAACTGCCTTGCAGCTTGATTTGTTCAGCTACGAGAAACAGCCGAGAAAAGAAGCGTTGACTAAAGCGATGGATCAGCTCCGCGACAAGTATGGAGAAGATGCTGTTTTAACGGCAGGAATGCTTGGTGATGATCCTTCAACCTTAATTAGGAATAAACGAATTCGCGGTACATCCTTGCAAAAGGACGATAGTTTGTTATATATTGATGAATGA
- the cimA gene encoding citramalate synthase, translated as MTKNISIFDTTLRDGTQGEGISLSADDKLKIAQKLDTLGVHYIEGGNPGSNSKDIEFFQRIKAFNLSAKITAFGSTRRKNSLAEQDASLVRIVESGVPAATLVGKSWDFHVHTALQTTLEENMSMIFDSIAFLKQNQMEALFDAEHFFDGYKNNPEYAIAVLKKAQEAGANWLVLCDTNGGTLPSEIHEIVSRVKQELTAPIGIHTHNDCELAVANSLAAIEAGARQVQGTINGYGERCGNANLCSIIPNLQIKMNYDVLPEDKLRTLTSTARYISEIANVHMPVGQAYVGNAAFAHKGGIHVSAIMKDSKTYEHIQPELVGNKQRILVSELAGQSNIISKAKELGLDVNANNEKTKLIMDQIKELEHQGYQFEGADASMELLLREAFGSEVKELFKVESFKMLVEKTNGQMISEAIVKINVGGQQVYMAAEGNGPVNALDNALRKALVQFYPEIVDIHLSDYKVRVIDEKDATAAKVRVLIESTGLNNTWSTVGVSNNVIEASWEALVDSIRYALLNMVKVDSTLVDPHDRMGLVNH; from the coding sequence ATGACAAAAAACATATCTATATTCGATACGACGCTGCGTGACGGTACTCAAGGTGAAGGGATCAGCCTGTCGGCAGATGACAAATTAAAAATTGCCCAGAAGCTCGACACGTTGGGCGTTCATTATATTGAAGGCGGAAATCCTGGAAGCAACAGTAAGGATATTGAGTTTTTTCAGCGGATCAAAGCTTTCAATTTAAGCGCCAAAATTACTGCCTTCGGCAGCACTCGTCGCAAAAACAGTTTGGCAGAGCAGGATGCCAGCCTTGTTCGCATCGTGGAGTCCGGTGTTCCGGCCGCTACGCTTGTAGGCAAGTCATGGGATTTCCATGTACATACAGCCCTGCAAACGACTTTAGAAGAAAATATGTCGATGATTTTTGATTCCATTGCTTTTCTAAAGCAAAATCAAATGGAAGCCTTGTTTGATGCCGAGCATTTTTTCGATGGCTACAAGAACAATCCAGAGTATGCCATTGCTGTTTTGAAGAAAGCACAGGAAGCTGGCGCCAACTGGCTCGTCCTATGCGACACGAACGGCGGCACATTGCCTAGTGAAATCCATGAAATCGTTTCGCGCGTGAAGCAGGAGCTAACGGCTCCTATCGGCATTCATACACATAATGACTGTGAGCTGGCTGTCGCAAACTCTTTAGCAGCAATCGAAGCCGGAGCTCGTCAAGTACAAGGCACGATTAACGGCTACGGCGAGCGCTGCGGGAACGCGAACCTATGCTCCATCATCCCTAACTTACAAATCAAAATGAATTATGACGTTTTGCCAGAGGATAAGCTTCGCACATTGACGAGTACTGCTCGATATATCAGTGAAATTGCGAATGTCCACATGCCTGTTGGTCAAGCTTATGTCGGCAATGCCGCATTCGCTCACAAAGGCGGCATTCATGTCTCCGCTATTATGAAGGATTCCAAAACCTATGAGCATATTCAACCAGAGCTTGTTGGCAACAAGCAGCGTATTCTAGTCTCTGAGCTCGCAGGACAAAGCAATATCATATCCAAGGCGAAAGAGCTTGGACTTGACGTCAACGCAAATAATGAGAAAACCAAGCTCATTATGGATCAAATTAAAGAGCTCGAGCATCAAGGCTATCAATTTGAAGGCGCCGACGCTTCTATGGAGCTGCTGCTTCGTGAAGCATTCGGCAGCGAAGTAAAAGAATTGTTCAAGGTTGAATCCTTCAAAATGCTCGTAGAAAAAACAAACGGCCAAATGATTTCAGAAGCGATTGTAAAAATCAACGTTGGCGGCCAGCAAGTTTATATGGCTGCTGAAGGCAACGGACCTGTCAACGCCCTCGATAACGCCCTGCGCAAGGCGCTGGTGCAGTTTTATCCGGAAATCGTTGATATCCATCTATCCGATTATAAAGTCCGTGTAATCGACGAGAAGGACGCTACAGCAGCTAAGGTGCGTGTTCTTATCGAGTCGACTGGACTAAACAATACGTGGAGCACAGTTGGCGTATCAAACAACGTCATCGAAGCAAGCTGGGAAGCTCTCGTAGACAGCATTCGTTATGCCCTGCTTAACATGGTAAAGGTTGACAGCACGCTCGTTGATCCTCATGATCGCATGGGCCTCGTCAATCATTAA
- a CDS encoding TlpA disulfide reductase family protein, with the protein MKRVAALFTIALLFAGLAVFQYKNDDSDSAAIAATSVDFKPKAGFQATTFKLPDLDEKSYEIGGKQDKLTFVNFWASWCGPCELEAPDLQRLHEQYGEKISLVGVNATKFDKERAARDFVKEYEFTFPILMDRVGDVTKQYKVDTFPTTFLIDSEGVIRERINGVIPYAEWERMIEKWM; encoded by the coding sequence ATGAAGCGTGTCGCAGCACTATTTACAATTGCGTTGCTGTTTGCAGGATTAGCTGTATTTCAATATAAAAATGATGACTCGGATTCAGCAGCGATAGCAGCCACTTCAGTTGATTTTAAGCCGAAAGCGGGATTTCAAGCGACGACCTTCAAACTCCCTGATCTTGATGAGAAGTCCTATGAAATAGGGGGCAAACAGGATAAACTGACTTTCGTTAATTTCTGGGCATCTTGGTGTGGTCCTTGTGAGCTGGAAGCGCCGGATCTGCAGAGGCTGCATGAGCAATACGGGGAAAAAATTTCACTCGTTGGCGTTAATGCTACGAAATTCGATAAAGAACGGGCAGCTAGAGACTTTGTCAAAGAATATGAGTTCACGTTTCCAATTTTAATGGATCGGGTGGGCGATGTGACGAAGCAGTATAAGGTAGATACGTTTCCAACAACGTTCCTTATTGACAGTGAGGGTGTCATTAGAGAGCGGATCAATGGCGTCATTCCTTATGCGGAGTGGGAACGCATGATTGAGAAATGGATGTAG
- a CDS encoding M67 family metallopeptidase, with translation METNQTRGCITKSAFERLIQICADAQPLEACGIMASSQSLHSIAADQNEAIIDIVIPITNNHNDPLHSFSFDPTEWTAAYYDMQKNRQTLVGLFHSHPRTKAIPSSSDTDGFLPASELSYWIVSLENTKSPDVKPYRRSEGSFIPLQLVLA, from the coding sequence TTGGAAACAAACCAAACGCGTGGCTGCATAACCAAATCGGCATTCGAGCGGCTTATTCAAATATGTGCGGATGCTCAACCTTTAGAGGCATGCGGCATTATGGCAAGCAGCCAATCCTTACATTCCATTGCCGCTGATCAAAATGAAGCCATAATAGATATCGTTATCCCCATAACTAATAATCATAACGATCCCCTACATTCGTTCTCGTTTGACCCGACCGAGTGGACCGCTGCTTATTATGACATGCAAAAAAACCGACAAACGCTTGTCGGCTTATTTCATTCGCATCCGCGTACAAAGGCTATTCCGTCTTCTAGCGACACTGACGGTTTCCTGCCCGCTTCGGAGCTTTCCTATTGGATTGTTTCACTGGAAAACACGAAATCGCCTGACGTTAAGCCCTATCGCCGCTCGGAAGGTTCATTTATTCCACTGCAGCTAGTGCTTGCTTAA
- a CDS encoding 3'-5' exonuclease: MKEQKGVGRMWNLYKMGGFTPAIASMLGSQNAQQMAFIRNVNKEQRKQSMFDMPLRELEVIVFDLETTGFYPNNGDEIISFGAVLFRDGELVESETFYSLVNPKRRIPKAIVELTGITNEMVQDAPDLMQVLHDFMEFVGRRLLIAHASGHDKQFLNAALWRTSKINLNHRVLDMMMVAKWLEPNLEGYSLDDLLESCCIPITERHHALQDSIMTAKLWRNYLTRILERNITTLGDLYAYLSKH, encoded by the coding sequence ATGAAGGAACAAAAAGGCGTCGGTCGCATGTGGAACCTATACAAAATGGGAGGATTTACGCCTGCCATCGCTTCTATGCTAGGCTCGCAAAATGCGCAGCAAATGGCGTTTATTCGGAATGTCAACAAAGAGCAGCGCAAGCAGTCGATGTTCGATATGCCTCTTCGAGAGCTGGAGGTCATTGTTTTTGATCTGGAGACAACAGGCTTTTATCCGAATAACGGGGATGAAATTATTTCATTTGGCGCTGTATTGTTTCGAGATGGCGAGCTTGTTGAAAGTGAAACCTTTTATAGTCTCGTGAATCCTAAACGAAGAATTCCGAAAGCGATAGTCGAACTAACCGGCATTACGAATGAAATGGTTCAGGATGCTCCTGATTTGATGCAGGTGCTTCATGATTTTATGGAGTTTGTCGGCAGAAGGCTGCTTATCGCTCATGCTTCCGGCCACGATAAGCAATTTCTGAACGCGGCATTGTGGAGGACGTCAAAGATTAATTTGAACCACAGAGTGCTGGACATGATGATGGTGGCCAAATGGCTCGAGCCCAATCTGGAAGGATACAGTCTCGATGATTTGCTTGAGAGCTGCTGTATTCCAATTACAGAGCGGCATCATGCTTTGCAGGATTCAATCATGACAGCAAAGCTGTGGCGGAACTATTTGACGCGTATTTTGGAACGAAATATTACGACACTCGGCGATCTGTATGCCTACTTAAGCAAGCACTAG
- a CDS encoding DUF294 nucleotidyltransferase-like domain-containing protein has protein sequence MSDPVRLQLLKQIGSADHVDRLRNLRDQVHEHMEALLPTRPVEQFNEQLNEVHDAVIQRSIILAEAEMARRGNGSPPVPYAYVLFGSGGRQEQTLSSDQDSGVVYQDPVADSTEVKNYFLNLSALIVNNLQSVGYPPCEGNVLSSNSDWCLSISEWGVKLGAWFEEPAWEAVRYLLIIADGRCIYGDYKLVEQLKELFFIDMLNHQIILQRMLDNTLRHKVLLGFFGQLLKEQYGEEAGSLDIKYGAYIPMVNSIRLLSIQEGIRETSTLERIRMLVKAGKMSSADGAIYDQAFRIFLRLRLMTTEKNADGLYANNGKLSSHKLTKEMTDELKSGLRLGKRLQRTVFKQTMGRFT, from the coding sequence ATGAGTGATCCGGTGCGATTGCAGCTGCTTAAGCAGATTGGTTCAGCTGATCATGTGGATAGGCTGCGAAACTTGCGGGATCAGGTTCACGAGCATATGGAGGCTCTTCTCCCAACGCGTCCAGTCGAACAATTTAATGAACAATTAAATGAGGTGCACGACGCGGTGATTCAGCGCTCGATTATCCTCGCAGAAGCGGAAATGGCACGGAGGGGGAATGGTTCTCCCCCCGTGCCTTACGCATATGTATTGTTCGGCAGCGGCGGTCGGCAAGAGCAAACTTTGTCAAGCGATCAAGACAGCGGAGTTGTCTATCAGGATCCAGTGGCTGATTCAACAGAAGTTAAGAACTATTTTTTGAATTTAAGTGCACTCATTGTAAACAATCTCCAAAGTGTAGGTTACCCGCCTTGTGAGGGCAATGTGCTAAGCAGCAACTCCGACTGGTGTTTGTCCATTTCGGAGTGGGGCGTTAAACTCGGTGCTTGGTTTGAGGAGCCAGCTTGGGAGGCAGTGCGCTATTTGCTTATTATCGCTGATGGCCGCTGTATTTACGGTGATTATAAGCTCGTTGAACAGCTTAAAGAATTGTTTTTTATTGATATGCTTAACCACCAGATCATCCTGCAGCGGATGCTGGATAATACGCTTCGGCATAAGGTGCTGCTAGGCTTTTTTGGCCAATTGCTAAAGGAGCAGTATGGCGAGGAAGCGGGCAGCTTAGATATTAAATATGGCGCCTATATTCCTATGGTTAATTCGATTCGGCTATTATCCATACAAGAAGGCATCCGTGAAACCTCTACACTTGAAAGAATTAGAATGCTTGTAAAGGCAGGGAAGATGTCATCAGCTGACGGGGCTATTTATGATCAAGCTTTTCGGATTTTTCTCCGGCTCCGTCTAATGACGACTGAGAAAAACGCAGATGGCTTATATGCCAACAATGGAAAGCTGTCGAGCCATAAGCTTACGAAGGAAATGACGGATGAGCTTAAGAGCGGACTGCGTCTTGGCAAGAGGCTGCAACGAACGGTTTTTAAGCAAACAATGGGCAGGTTTACGTAA